One stretch of Nicotiana tabacum cultivar K326 chromosome 18, ASM71507v2, whole genome shotgun sequence DNA includes these proteins:
- the LOC107830086 gene encoding DEAD-box ATP-dependent RNA helicase 10-like produces MEESKEEVKSFKELGVSDQLIEACDSLGWKTPSKIQAEAIPHAFEGKDLIGLAQTGSGKTGAFAIPILQALLDSPHAFFACVLSPTRELAIQIAEQFEALGSGVGVKCAVLVGGVDQVQQSINLGKRPHIVVATPGRLLDHLSNTKGFSLRTIKYLVLDEADRLLNEDFEKALDQILHAIPHDRRTYLFSATMTKKVKKLQRACLRNPVKIEAASKYSTVDTLKQQFRFLPAKYKDCYLVYILTEMSGSTSMVFTRTCDATRLLALMLRNLGLRAIPISGQMTQTKRLGALNKFKAGECNILICTDVASRGLDIPSVDMVINYDIPTNSKDYIHRVGRTARAGRSGVAISLVNQYELEWYIQIEKLIGKKLPEYPAEEEEVLLLLERVTEAKRISQMKIKESGGKKKRRGGDDGDEEIDRYMGVKNGKLSGKLSKKPKRK; encoded by the exons ATGGAAGAATCCAAAGAAGAAGTGAAGTCTTTCAAAGAATTGGGTGTTTCTGATCAACTGATTGAGGCTTGTGATAGTTTGGGTTGGAAAACCCCTTCTAAAATACAAGCTGAAGCTATTCCTCATGCCTTTGAAG GCAAAGACTTAATTGGTCTGGCTCAAACGGGTTCTGGAAAGACTGGAGCTTTTGCAATTCCTATACTGCAAGCCCTATTAGATTCTCCGCATGCCTTTTTTGCCTGCGTTCTCTCTCCAACAAG AGAGCTCGCGATTCAAATTGCTGAACAGTTTGAAGCTTTAGGATCCGGTGTTGGAGTAAAATGTGCAGTG CTGGTTGGAGGGGTAGATCAAGTACAGCAGAGCATCAACCTTGGGAAACGGCCTCACATTGTT GTGGCAACTCCTGGTCGGCTACTGGATCATCTTTCCAATACTAAAGGGTTTTCTCTTCGTACGATAAAGTACTTG GTATTGGATGAGGCAGACAGGCTGCTAAATGAGGATTTTGAAAAGGCCCTTGATCAGATTTTGCATGCGATCCCTCATGATCGAAGGACTTATCTATTTTCTGCTACAATGACCAAGAAG GTAAAGAAACTTCAGAGGGCTTGTTTGAGAAATCCTGTTAAG ATTGAAGCTGCATCTAAGTATTCCACAGTTGATACACTAAAGCAGCAGTTTCGTTTTCTTCCTGCCAAGTATAAG GACTGCTATCTTGTCTATATTCTGACTGAGATGTCTGGCAGTACATCAATGGTTTTCACTCGTACGTGTGATGCAACTCGTCTGCTGGCTCTGATGCTTCGAAATCTTGGCTTGAGAGCTATACCAATTAGTGGTCAGATGACTCAG ACAAAAAGGCTTGGGGCTCTAAACAAATTTAAGGCTGGAGAGTGCAATATCCTTATCTGCACTGATGTAGCCAGTCGAGGACTTGATATCCCATCTGTTGATATGGTTATCAACTATGATATTCCAACAAACTCAAAG GATTATATACATAGGGTGGGAAGAACTGCACGAGCAGGACGTTCTGGGGTTGCCATATCGTTAGTGAATCAGTATGAGTTGGAGTGGTATATACAGATAGAAAAGCTTATTG GGAAGAAACTACCTGAGTATCCTGCGGAGGAAGAGGAGGTTTTGCTACTCTTGGAGCGTGTAACAGAAGCCAAGAGGATCTCACAGATG AAAATCAAAGAAAGTGGTGGCAAAAAGAAACGCAGAGGGGGAGATGATGGTGACGAGGAGATTGACAGATACATGGGAGTTAAGAACGGGAAACTATCTGGGAAGCTATCAAAGAAGCCAAAGAGAAAATGA